A single window of Nematostella vectensis chromosome 4, jaNemVect1.1, whole genome shotgun sequence DNA harbors:
- the LOC116610374 gene encoding uncharacterized protein LOC116610374 isoform X2: MKLVLLGCLMLLVTRGLGCGGWRASKPRITIPSCCPESKSPSGGPKVNSGAAVCYFYRSTLRVKCIKGSSERTCTAVQAGGNGPTPYGEYLIGTQSTSTNYAGLDWYNLYPKKEDNSGYYPYHQPNHQGRSHMGLHPGRVSLGCVTVKAGGCSSGDVSCYNRDSCWRQIKSIVNSGHMYYRGSSYSGILYVV, encoded by the exons ATGAAGTTAGTGCTTTTGGGTTGCCTTATGTTGCTTGTTACTAGGGGACTAGGCTGCGGCGGTTGGCGGGCCTCAAAGCCCAG AATAACCATACCATCGTGCTGCCCTGAAAGCAAAAGTCCGAGTGGAGGTCCAAAAGTGAACTCGGGTGCGGCGGTCTGTTACTTCTACCGGTCAACACTTAGGGTTAAGTGCATCAA GGGAAGCTCAGAAAGGACTTGCACTGCAGTACAAGCAGGAGGAAATGGCCCCACGCCTTACGGCGAGTACTTGATTGGCACACAGAGCACCAGTACTAACTATGCCGGGCTGGACTGGTACAACCTCTACCCTAAGAAGGAAGACAACTCAGGTTACTATCCATACCATCAACCTAACCATCAAGGCCGCTCGCATATGGGACTCCACCCGGGGAGAGTGTCTCTGGGTTGCGTGACAGTCAAAGCTGGTGGCTGCAGCTCCGGAGATGTCAGTTGCTACAACAGAGACTCTTGCTGGAGACAAATCAAGAGTATCGTAAACAGTGGCCACATGTACTACAGGGGTTCCTCTTACTCTGGCATTCTTTATGTTGTTTGA
- the LOC116610374 gene encoding uncharacterized protein LOC116610374 isoform X1, producing the protein MKLVLLGCLMLLVTRGLGCGGWRASKPSQSNRITIPSCCPESKSPSGGPKVNSGAAVCYFYRSTLRVKCIKGSSERTCTAVQAGGNGPTPYGEYLIGTQSTSTNYAGLDWYNLYPKKEDNSGYYPYHQPNHQGRSHMGLHPGRVSLGCVTVKAGGCSSGDVSCYNRDSCWRQIKSIVNSGHMYYRGSSYSGILYVV; encoded by the exons ATGAAGTTAGTGCTTTTGGGTTGCCTTATGTTGCTTGTTACTAGGGGACTAGGCTGCGGCGGTTGGCGGGCCTCAAAGCCCAG TCAATCAAATAGAATAACCATACCATCGTGCTGCCCTGAAAGCAAAAGTCCGAGTGGAGGTCCAAAAGTGAACTCGGGTGCGGCGGTCTGTTACTTCTACCGGTCAACACTTAGGGTTAAGTGCATCAA GGGAAGCTCAGAAAGGACTTGCACTGCAGTACAAGCAGGAGGAAATGGCCCCACGCCTTACGGCGAGTACTTGATTGGCACACAGAGCACCAGTACTAACTATGCCGGGCTGGACTGGTACAACCTCTACCCTAAGAAGGAAGACAACTCAGGTTACTATCCATACCATCAACCTAACCATCAAGGCCGCTCGCATATGGGACTCCACCCGGGGAGAGTGTCTCTGGGTTGCGTGACAGTCAAAGCTGGTGGCTGCAGCTCCGGAGATGTCAGTTGCTACAACAGAGACTCTTGCTGGAGACAAATCAAGAGTATCGTAAACAGTGGCCACATGTACTACAGGGGTTCCTCTTACTCTGGCATTCTTTATGTTGTTTGA